The Amycolatopsis sp. DG1A-15b genome window below encodes:
- a CDS encoding MFS transporter codes for MEKHALRWWALAVAVLAVLVDMIDNQIVAVALPTIRRELGTGESALQWISAGYALGFALTLITGGRLGDRHGPKKLFVAGMLVFTAASLAAGLAGHVGVLIAARVVQGVGSGLMVPQVLSFVHAEFDERERPKAMTWYAAAFPVGGLAGPLLGGALTEADLFGTGWRAIFLVNLPIGVLALAGALLTMPGRPGFLRHRMDPVGLALLTAGLFAVFYPLVQGRELGWPVWSIALLAAAVPLFGVFAWQQRLQFRRGGEPLLPPDLLRHVAGSQAVLLCVNTGVGVFFVLTLHLQLGLGFSPWEAALTFAPSTLGIVAGNVLAMRLAPKFGRAFTAGGVAVLLAGLVLLAVLVAHEDSALSGWALLVPVIAVGFGMGAVLNSLFAASMAGVRPERAGAASGVVNTTVQLGTAIGIALFGTVFFARLDSGSASATAAALAVSAGVLVLALVLTAALPQPSVPQSQPVG; via the coding sequence GTGGAGAAGCACGCGCTCAGGTGGTGGGCACTGGCGGTCGCGGTGCTCGCGGTGCTGGTGGACATGATCGACAACCAGATCGTCGCGGTGGCGCTGCCGACCATCCGGCGGGAGCTCGGCACCGGCGAGTCCGCGCTGCAATGGATCTCGGCCGGGTACGCGCTGGGGTTCGCGCTCACGCTGATCACCGGTGGACGGCTGGGCGACCGCCACGGGCCGAAGAAGCTGTTCGTGGCGGGCATGCTCGTGTTCACCGCCGCCTCGCTGGCCGCCGGTCTTGCCGGGCACGTCGGCGTGCTGATCGCCGCACGCGTGGTGCAGGGCGTCGGGTCCGGGCTGATGGTGCCGCAGGTCCTGTCGTTCGTCCACGCGGAGTTCGACGAGCGGGAGCGGCCGAAGGCGATGACCTGGTACGCGGCCGCGTTCCCGGTCGGCGGGCTCGCCGGGCCGCTGCTGGGCGGCGCGCTGACCGAGGCCGATCTGTTCGGCACCGGCTGGCGGGCGATCTTCCTGGTGAACCTGCCCATCGGCGTGCTCGCGCTGGCCGGTGCCCTGCTCACCATGCCGGGCCGGCCGGGGTTTCTCCGGCACCGCATGGACCCCGTCGGGCTGGCGCTGCTGACCGCCGGGCTGTTCGCGGTGTTCTACCCGCTGGTGCAGGGACGCGAACTGGGCTGGCCGGTGTGGTCGATCGCGCTGCTGGCGGCCGCCGTTCCGCTGTTCGGCGTGTTCGCGTGGCAGCAGCGGCTTCAGTTCCGCCGGGGTGGGGAACCGCTGCTCCCGCCGGACCTGCTGCGGCACGTCGCCGGCAGCCAGGCCGTCCTGCTCTGCGTCAACACCGGGGTCGGCGTCTTCTTCGTCCTGACGTTGCACCTGCAGCTCGGGCTCGGGTTCTCGCCGTGGGAGGCGGCGTTGACGTTCGCGCCGTCGACGCTCGGCATCGTCGCGGGCAACGTCCTGGCGATGCGCCTGGCCCCGAAGTTCGGCCGGGCGTTCACCGCCGGCGGTGTCGCGGTGCTGCTGGCCGGGCTGGTGCTGCTCGCGGTCCTGGTGGCGCACGAGGACTCGGCGCTGAGCGGATGGGCGCTGCTGGTGCCCGTGATCGCCGTCGGGTTCGGGATGGGGGCGGTGCTGAACTCGTTGTTCGCCGCCTCGATGGCCGGGGTCCGGCCCGAGCGGGCCGGTGCGGCGTCCGGTGTCGTGAACACCACCGTCCAGCTGGGTACGGCCATCGGGATCGCCTTGTTCGGCACGGTCTTCTTCGCCCGGCTGGACAGCGGATCCGCCTCCGCGACGGCGGCCGCGCTCGCGGTCAGCGCCGGGGTGCTCGTGCTCGCCCTCGTCCTGACGGCCGCGCTGCCTCAACCTTCTGTTCCACAGAGTCAACCGGTTGGTTGA
- a CDS encoding alpha/beta hydrolase has product MATTHTLETSEADIVYDVHGPAPAESPRPPLLMIEQPMTAEGFSSLASHFADRTVVTYDPRGLGRSVRKDGREDHVPAVQAEDVHAVIQALGAGAVEVFGSSGGAVTALALVTAHSGDVRTLVAHEPPLIGSLPDAAAAERAGQAIRDAYQAKGFGAGMAAFFAMTSWQGEFTDAYFALPPADPVQFGLPAEDDGRRDDPLLTDRSLAVTTYRLDVEALAAAPTRIVVAVGEESREVFTGRAAVGTAELLGQEATVFPSHHGGFLGGEFGYAGQPEAFAKKLREVLEG; this is encoded by the coding sequence ATGGCCACCACGCACACACTGGAAACGTCCGAAGCCGACATCGTCTACGACGTCCACGGCCCGGCGCCCGCCGAGAGCCCGAGGCCACCGCTGCTCATGATCGAGCAGCCGATGACCGCCGAAGGGTTCAGCTCCTTGGCGTCGCACTTCGCCGACCGCACCGTGGTCACCTACGACCCGCGCGGGCTCGGGCGCAGCGTCCGCAAGGACGGGCGGGAAGACCACGTGCCCGCTGTCCAAGCCGAAGACGTCCACGCCGTCATCCAGGCGCTGGGGGCCGGCGCCGTCGAGGTGTTCGGCAGCAGTGGCGGCGCGGTCACCGCGCTCGCGCTCGTCACCGCCCACTCCGGTGACGTCCGCACGCTGGTCGCCCACGAGCCGCCGCTCATCGGGTCGCTGCCGGACGCCGCCGCGGCCGAGCGCGCCGGCCAGGCGATCCGGGACGCCTACCAGGCCAAGGGGTTCGGCGCCGGAATGGCGGCGTTCTTCGCGATGACCTCGTGGCAGGGCGAGTTCACCGACGCCTACTTCGCGCTGCCACCGGCGGACCCGGTGCAGTTCGGGCTGCCGGCCGAGGACGACGGCCGCCGCGACGACCCGCTGCTGACCGACCGTTCCCTCGCGGTGACCACCTACCGGCTCGACGTCGAGGCGCTGGCCGCGGCGCCGACGCGCATCGTCGTCGCCGTCGGCGAGGAGTCCCGGGAAGTCTTCACCGGGCGGGCCGCGGTCGGGACGGCCGAGCTGCTCGGGCAGGAGGCGACCGTCTTCCCGAGTCACCACGGCGGTTTCCTGGGCGGCGAGTTCGGTTACGCGGGCCAGCCCGAGGCCTTCGCCAAGAAGCTGCGGGAGGTGCTCGAAGGCTGA
- a CDS encoding threonine/serine exporter family protein has translation MKISERTNGGRATRWPLLEPPEQTQRPRAHRPNLLKRRPWHVLEAPTGELPAVDADEAMGPQLPDEATVNFVLDLSLRIGEVQMASGAGASDVTATIIAIAGALGLPHCEVDVIFTSITVTCHRGTDLTPITALRVVRSRSLDYTRLTETEKLVRKIVRGHMGAEQAQTELERITSAPHPYPRWVATLSWGGVAAFVTILLGGGFDIALVAFVISGVIDRVGRVVNRYGLPFFFQQVVGGLVATLSAMVIVSSNVLTTDKPTLVVAAAVTVLLSGLSTVSAVQDAITGYNVTAAGRTMETALMSAGLIAGVVLALRIAVMLGLPRTPLPEVTGSTPQQLPLVVLGGAGAAACFALASYAKVRAMLVAAAAGGIGAAVYGALMLAELDGVSSSAVAATLVGFCGGVLARRLGVTPLVVAVSGITPLLPGLSTYRGLYQIGVEPSGNISTLMTAVAIGLALAAGVVLGEWLAQPVRTGLGRLQRRFAGPRMAGPLEPTERSLE, from the coding sequence ATGAAGATCAGCGAGCGCACCAACGGGGGCCGGGCGACCAGATGGCCGCTCCTCGAACCCCCCGAGCAGACCCAGCGGCCCCGCGCGCACCGGCCCAACCTCCTCAAGCGCCGTCCGTGGCACGTCCTCGAAGCGCCGACCGGTGAGCTGCCCGCCGTCGACGCCGACGAGGCCATGGGGCCGCAGCTGCCCGACGAAGCCACCGTCAACTTCGTCCTCGACCTGAGCCTGCGCATCGGCGAGGTCCAGATGGCCAGCGGCGCGGGCGCGTCGGACGTCACCGCGACGATCATCGCCATCGCCGGGGCGCTCGGGCTGCCGCACTGCGAGGTCGACGTCATCTTCACGTCGATCACCGTCACCTGCCACCGCGGCACCGACCTGACGCCCATCACCGCGCTGCGCGTCGTGCGGAGCCGGAGCCTCGACTACACCCGGCTGACCGAAACCGAGAAGCTCGTCCGCAAGATCGTCCGCGGGCACATGGGTGCCGAGCAGGCGCAGACCGAGCTGGAGCGGATCACCTCCGCCCCGCACCCGTACCCGCGCTGGGTCGCGACGCTGTCCTGGGGCGGCGTCGCCGCGTTCGTCACCATCCTGCTCGGCGGGGGCTTCGACATCGCGCTCGTCGCCTTCGTCATCAGCGGCGTGATCGACCGGGTCGGCCGGGTGGTGAACCGCTACGGGCTGCCGTTCTTCTTCCAGCAGGTGGTCGGCGGCCTGGTCGCGACGCTGTCGGCCATGGTCATCGTCAGCAGCAACGTCCTGACCACCGACAAGCCGACGCTGGTCGTCGCGGCGGCGGTCACCGTGCTGCTGTCCGGGCTGTCCACCGTCTCGGCCGTGCAGGACGCCATCACCGGCTACAACGTCACCGCCGCCGGCCGCACCATGGAGACCGCGCTGATGTCGGCGGGCCTGATCGCCGGGGTCGTGCTCGCCCTGCGGATCGCCGTCATGCTCGGCCTGCCGCGCACCCCGCTGCCCGAGGTGACCGGGTCGACGCCGCAGCAGCTGCCGCTGGTCGTGCTCGGCGGGGCCGGCGCCGCCGCGTGCTTCGCGCTCGCGAGCTACGCCAAGGTGCGCGCCATGCTGGTCGCGGCGGCCGCGGGCGGCATCGGCGCCGCCGTCTACGGCGCGCTCATGCTGGCCGAGCTGGACGGCGTCAGCTCGTCCGCGGTGGCCGCGACGCTGGTCGGGTTCTGCGGTGGCGTGCTCGCGCGGCGACTCGGCGTTACGCCACTGGTCGTAGCCGTGTCCGGGATCACTCCGCTGCTTCCGGGCCTGTCGACCTACCGTGGTCTGTACCAGATCGGGGTCGAGCCGAGCGGCAACATCTCGACGCTCATGACGG